The genomic region TATTTTCTCAAGCATTTAAACCCATGAGTGAATTATTACAATTTCCCCCACAAATTTTAGTAAAAAATCCAACATTAAATAATTTTAGACAATTATTTTCTACCATTTCAACATCTGGTATTCCAGTTACCAGATATCTATTTAATAGTTTGTTGGTTACAGTAATAACCGTATTTTTAACTGTCTACATCAGCACCTCGGCTGGATATGTGTTATCTAAAAAGAATTTTAAATTTAAAAATTTTATTTTCAAAATAAATACTTATGCTCTTATGTTTGTTCCTATAGCTGTGTCAATTCCAAGATATTTAATAGTAGTAAAGTTAGGGCTTATAGATAAATTTGTAATAAACATTCTTCCTATGTTAGCTATGCCCGTAGGTTTATTTCTGGTGAAACAATTTATAGATCAAATACCTGATGAATTGATTGAAGCAGCTAAAATAGATGGTGCAAATGATTTTGTTATTTTCAGAAAAATTATTATTCCTCTGGCTAAACCAGCAGTTGCGACAATTGTTATTTTATCTTTTCAATCAGCATGGAATTATATTGAGGCTTCTTCAATATATATAAATAATGAAAGTTTAAAAACTTTTGCATATTTTATGACAACTTTGAATTTGG from Marinitoga aeolica harbors:
- a CDS encoding carbohydrate ABC transporter permease, yielding MAKFQGTKINPKQFHKSQIKFYLFLIPFAIFMLLPLIFIFSQAFKPMSELLQFPPQILVKNPTLNNFRQLFSTISTSGIPVTRYLFNSLLVTVITVFLTVYISTSAGYVLSKKNFKFKNFIFKINTYALMFVPIAVSIPRYLIVVKLGLIDKFVINILPMLAMPVGLFLVKQFIDQIPDELIEAAKIDGANDFVIFRKIIIPLAKPAVATIVILSFQSAWNYIEASSIYINNESLKTFAYFMTTLNLANNSVAGLGMAAAASLIMFIPNLIIFIFTQSKVMNTMAHSGIK